Genomic DNA from Alistipes indistinctus YIT 12060:
AACCGGGAAGACCAACAACATCATACAGTATAACAGGGTCAGTATCCGAACGCTTTTCAACACTTTTTCCGATTTTGCACGGGGCAAAAGTACGGGATGCCGTCAGGTGCCGAAATCCCCAAATATGGCTAATTCGGAGCCCGAGTATCCCCATAGGTGAGGATGCTCCGTTTTACAGCACTGTCATTCAATTCAATCCATTTTATATAACACTATCCGACATGCAATGATTCGCCAATAGCAGGCACCATGTGTCGGAACACCGATATAGGGTCCTGCATACCGCGCCTGAACTATACTCCTCCTGCCCCCATCCTCATTTTCAGCTATAAAACGACTCAAAATCCCTATTTTTGAGGACGGATGGTTTCCGCCAATCGCTATAATTTTGGGGCGTAAAATATAAAATGGAGAAAACATACGTGCTCCATAGCCAAATCCCCCAACTATTATCACACGATGAAATACCTCTACCATTACCTTTTTCTTACAACCAGCTTAATTTTGCTGGGCAACTGCACCAAGGACACCCTTCCCGGCACGGACACGACAACGCCTCCTTCCCTCGAAACCGATACGGGAGCAGAGGCTTTCGAAGGATGGATCCGGGTCAAATTCAAATCCGGCAACGATGAAATCGCCCCCGTTGTGACCAAAAGCGGCGCGCTCTCCACAGGTCTGGCTTCTGTCGACAATGCCGCACTGGCACTCGGAGCCAGGCAGATGAAAAGGGTCTTCCCACCCGCCGGACGCTTCGAGGAGCGTACCCGCAAGGAAGGACTGCACCTGTGGTACGACCTCTATTTCGACGAGAGTATTCCCGTAAGCAAGGCCGTCTCGGATTTTCGGCAATTGCCGGAAGTGGCGGTCGCCGAACCGATCTATAAGGCCAGTCTGATCCACCCCTCGGCTCCCGTCGAGGTTTCGGAAACAACGACGATATCCAGAGCCTCGCAAAACGCGCCTTATAACGATCCCCTGCTATCGAACCAGTGGCATTACGACAACGACGGCACCCTTCCCGATGCGCTTGCGGGAGCCGATATCAACCTGTTCCGGGCCTGGGAAATTACACAGGGTTCCCCGGAGGTTATCGTAGCCGTCGTGGACGGAGGCGTGGATTATGCCCACGAAGACTTGCAGGGCAATGTGGTCAATCCGGCGGAGCTGAACGGACAGCCCGGTATAGACGACGACGGAAACGGCTACATCGACGATTTTTACGGCTGGAATTTCATCGAAGACAACAACCAAATCGAGGTGGACAACCACGGTACCCATGTGGCCGGTACGATAGCTGCCGAAAACAACAACGGCATCGGAGTCTGCGGTGTGGCCGGCGGGCACGGCAACCATACCGGCACGCGAATCATCAGCTGCCAGATTTTCGGCACCCGGAACGGACAGGAGGTTTCGGGCAATTCGGCCCCGGCGATCAAATACGCCGCAGATGCCGGAGCGGTTATCTGCCAGAACAGCTGGGGTTATACCAACGCCACGAGCATGCCCCGCTCGGACCAAGAAGCGATCGAATACTTCATCAAATACGCCGGGACCGACGAAAACGGGAACCAGACCGGCCCGATGAAGGGCGGCATCGTGATTTTCGCGGCAGGCAACGAAGACCTCGACTACAAGACCTATCCGGCCTGTTACGAAAACGTCCTTTCGGTGGCGGCCATCGCCCCTGACTTCACCAAAAGCTGGTACTCCAACTATGCAGACTGGGTCGATATAGCGGCCCCGGGCGGCACTTATACCAGCGGCGGCAAGTATGCCACCGAATGCGCCGTTTACAGTACCATTACGAACAACAAATACGGTTACCTGCAGGGAACGTCGATGGCTTGCCCGCATGTATCGGGGATAGCCGCGCTAATCGTTTCGAAATTCGCCGCTCCCGGTTTCACCCCCGATCAGGTATGGGCGCATCTGACCAAACGCACCAGGGCGATCGGGCTCTACAACCCGTCTTATTTGAACAAACTCGGATCGGGACTGGCCGATGCATACATGGCCCTGGCCGAAGACCAGGGAATAGCCCCGGAGAAAGTAGCCCGCCTCGAATGCAGCCAAACAGCCGGGGCTATGGCCGTTACCTGGCCCGTATCGGCCGATGAGGACGATGGTACGGCGGATCACTACCTGCTCTATTGGAATACCGTTCCGCTGGAAAACTTTGACCCCGATAATCCGCCCGCAGGTACCCAATCGGCCTCTGTTCCCGGGACGCGGAACCTGCAACCCGGAGAATCGATGTCGCATACCCTGACCGGAATTGCAGGAGAGACCCGCTATTACGTAGCGATCATTGCTTCCGACGCATGGGGCAACCGCTCGGCCGCAACGACGACTTCAGTCGTCACACCGGTCAACGAACCGCCCGTCATCACGCGAGAAAGCGGAGACGGGATCATTGCGGTCGGATACAACCAGACCCGAAGCGTCACTTTCCGGTTATCCGATCCGGAAGGATACGGTTGCACGTACACGCTGGACGATCCTTCGGGCAGTTCCACGTCGAAAGAGGAGAACGGACGCGTACGCATCACGATCACCAATTACAAACGTCCCCCCGGCACCTATACGATGCGGCTGACCGCTACGGACCTGGGGGGAGCCGTTACCACACTCGACATTCCGTTAACGCTGGAAGCCAACCAACCTCCGCAGCTCACCGCTCCGCTGGAGAATGTCTATTTCAGCTCTTTACAGGAGGTGCAAACCCTCTATTTTTCATCGAATTTTTCCGATGAACGGGGTGCCGCTGCCATTACATACACGCTCGATTATGACGACCAGGCGCTCTATATCACCCCGCAAAACAGAGGTTTCAAAATCGCTCCGCTGAGGTACGGACCTGCCGAAGTGACTGTCACGGCACGCGACGAAGAGGGACTCACGAGCACCGCCTCATTTCAGGTTATGTCCCGCGACTATACCCGCGAAGTGGATCTCTATCCGAATCCCGTACAGGATAAACTCTCGATCCGCATGGGTAAGGAGGTTTCGGGTGAGATTCGCATACGGGCCGTCGCTCCCTCCGGACAGATCGTCTGGGACGGACAGGCCGCCATTTCGCCGTTCGCGCCCGCTTCGGTCGACCTTTCCGCACTGAGCGGCGGCAGCTATACGCTTTGGATCGAATACCAGGGCTCCAAAATTTCCCGGAATATCATCAAATTGTAACCTGACAAAACAGACCCGACGACAATGACCCGATCGATCTTCATACCCGGTATCACCTTATTGACGACTCTCTTGTGTACACTACCCGCACCGGCCCAAACAGGCAGCGGTTCGTTCCTGGAAATCGTTCCCGACGCACCGAGCGCCGGTATGGGCGGAACCGGAACGGCTTTACCGGCAAACGCCTTTTCTGTTTTCCACAATCCGGCCCAAACTCCGCTGACGGAGAAACAGGGGGAAGTAGGCTACAACATCGCCCCCTGGCTGCGCGACCTGGGGACAGGTCGAATCCAGCATACAGTCGGGGGATTTTACCGCCTCGGTGACAAGCAGGCCCTTTCGGCCGGTGTCCGGCTGCTGACCCTGCCGTCGAGCGACCTGACCGATGATTACGGGAACCAGCTCCGTACCACGCATCCGTACGATCTCTCCGTAAACGTCGGCTATTCCCGCACGGTAGCCCGCAATCTGGCCGTAGGGGCAACGGTCGGGTATATCCGTTCGTCGCTTGGTGAAAACCTCTCGGCAAACGGAGTAGCATTCGATGCAGGCGCCTATTACCGGCACGCGATCAGGGGATTGGGTGGCGAATCGAATTGGGCGCTGGGGCTCACCCTCGACAATATGGGAACGGCTCTCGATTACGGCGGCGGGAGTGCCCCGCTCCCGTGGAAACTACAACTCGGCGCAGCGGCCACTCTGGAGTTCTCCCCCCGGCACAGGCTTGAAGCGACGGCCGAAGGAGGTTACCGCTTCCGGCCTTCCGGCAACCGGAGTTTAAGCGGAGGCGTGGGTGCCGGTTATACCTTCGCCCGGCTGGCCACGGTACGGGCCGGTTATCATTTCGGCGACCAGGAGAAGGGAGACCCCCGGTACACGTCCTTCGGATGCGGTATCCATTTCTATCATTTCCATCTGGATGCCGCCTATTGGCTCAGCGGCACCGACTCCCCGGTACGCAACACCTGGATGCTGTCGCTGCGGATCGACCTGGGGCGGCGAAGCCGGCCGTAATCCCGGTCGCAATACCGATCCCGACGCTCCTACTTGGCGGCACTGATCCAGGTGCGACAGAACGATTCTGGCGGCATATTTGCAGGTTAGCGGTGATTACACACCGGCCGCCCCATGAAAAACGCTTTTACCCAAGAGGTCAACCAACTGCTCGTCAAACTCGGACTGCATCCCAATGCGGCCGACCTGCTCGACCGCCTCGTAATCATCGTGATTATCCTGCTGATAGCCTGGCTGGCGGATCTGTTCTGCCGCTTCGTGATCGTGGGAGGGATCGGGCACATTATCAAACATACCAAAGCCAAATGGGACGACGTTTTGCTGCATCCCCAGGTACTGCGCAAACTCACCTATCTAATACCGGTACTGATCGTTTACATGCTGCTGCCGCTGGCCCTTTCGGACAAGGCCGAAATCCTCGGCTGGCTCCGCAAGCTCTGCATCATTTACGGCATCGTCGTCGTACTGGTTTTCATCAACATTTTCCTGAAGGTACTTTTCGGCATCTTCCGCAACCAGGAAGCTTTCCGCGACAAACCGCTCAAAGGACTGGTACAGATCATGCAGGTAGGACTGGTCTGTATCGGCATTATCCTGACCATAAGCACCCTGCTCAACATATCGCCGCTGCACCTGCTGGCCGGACTGGGGGCTTCGGCCGCCATCCTGATGCTGATTTTCAAAGATTCGATACTCGGTTTCGTATCCGGCATCCAATTATCCATCAATGACATGCTCCGGGCCGGAGACTGGATCAGCATGCCCAAATACGACGTCGACGGCACCGTCCTCGACGTCTCGCTGACCACCGTCAAGATCGAGAACTTCGACAACACGGTGACCACCATCCCGCCCTACACGCTCACCAGCGATTCGTTCAAAAACTGGCGGGCCATGTCCGAATCGGGCGGACGGAGGGTGATGCGCTCGGTAAACATCGACATCAACAGCGTCCGTTTCTGCACGCCCGAAATGCTGGAAAAATACAAACGCTTCGCGCTGGTACGCGATTACATCGAACAGGAGGAAAACAAGCTGGAGACGCAACGAGCCAAGCTGAACCTCGATCCCGCAACGACATTCGACACACTGCGGCAAAGCAATATCGGCATTTTCCGGGCTTACCTGAACCTCTATCTCAAAAACCTAAAAGTGGTCAACCACGACCTCACCTGCATGGTGCGGCAATTGCAACCCACCGAAACAGGTATCCCGATACAACTCTATTTCTTCTCAAATATCAAGGAGTGGGTCGCTTACGAAGGGGTACAGGCCGACGTATTCGACCATGTAATGAGCGTTATCCGCGAATTCGACCTCTATATCTACCAAGGCTTTTCGGGGCAGGACCTGCAACAATCCATCTCCGGCACAGGTTTCGCAACCGCCCCCGCCCCGTCCCGGAGTAGCGCACTGTCATCCGCTCAGGCGACGGTCACCCCGGCCGATTCTTCCGGAACTTCACCCGCCGAGATATCCCGACCTGCGCCGCCGGAAACGAAATCTCCCTCCTCGTCCGATCCATCTCCCGCACGGACTTAAAACCGGAATAAAATCGTATCTTTGGATAGTGTTAACCCAAAATCCAAAACATATGAACCGACTATTCCCTCCCGTGACCTTACTGGCATTCTGCCTGTGTACCGGCGCTACCGCACAAACGGCAGCAAAGACATCCGCAACACCCTCTCCGAAAACAGCTCCGGCCGTGGTCACTCCCGCCCCCGGCGACGTGCTGATCCCGGCACCGTCCGATGCCCAGGTACTGTTCGACGGCAAAGACCTCGCGCAATGGTGCCGCAAGGACGGTTCACCCGCGGCATGGACCGTCGAGAACGGCGATATGGTCGTCAAGGCCAAAAGCGGAAATATCCAGACCAAACGCAATTTCGGGGATTGCCAGCTCCATATCGAATGGTGTACGCCCGAAAACGTATCGGACACCGGCCAATTGCGCAGCAACAGCGGAGTTTTCCTGCAAAGCCTTTATGAAGTGCAGATCCTGGACAGCTACCTCAACGACACGTACTGGAACGGACAGGCCGGCAGCATCTACAAGCAATACGCGCCGCTGGTCAACGCAACCAAAGCGCCGGGCCAGTGGAACGTCTACGACATTATCTATACCGCCCCGCGTTTCAACGCCGACGGTTCGCTGCTGTCGGCCGCCCGGATCACCGTCCTGCAAAACGGCGTTCTGGTCCAGAACAACACCACGATCAAAGGCACGACTTTCCTCGAACATCCCGCCTACACCGCACACGGCGATGCTCCGATCATGCTGCAGGACCACGGCAATGCCGTCCGCTTCCGCAACATCTGGATCCGGGAACTGTAGCCCCCGGACAGGGATAAACGTTCCGCGAACGCGTATAATCCAGACCATCACACCCGGCAGGCACCTATGTAATTTTTCACCCCGTTAACCTTCAAACCCGATTTCCGATGAATATCAGGCCGATTGTTTTTTATCTTTTTCTCCTGACCCTGATCCTCACTTTCCCCTGTCTTTCGCAAGCCCAAACCATCGGCGACTACGATGTGGTGTGGCGCTCTCCCTCCTCCGATGCTTCGGGAGCCATGCCGCTGGGCAACGGCGAACTGGGAATCAACCTGTGGGTGGAACCTTCGGGCGACCTGCTGTTCTACCTCTCCCGGACCGATTCGTGGAGTGAAACGGGCCGCCTGCTGAAATTGGGTAAAGTCCGGGTCAGCCTGTCGCCCAATCCGTTTGCAGCGGGTTGCGCTTTCACTCAACGGCTCAACCTCCAACAGGGAACGATCGAAATCACCGGCGAACAGGGAAAAGAGCGGACGAAACTCACGGTCTTTGCCGATCCCGGCGCGCCAGTATTGCACCTGCTCTGCACATCGAGCCGCCCGGTAAATGTCACGGCCACTTCGGAACCGTGGCGCACCGCGCCGTACGACATTCCCAAAGAGGACAGCCTGCTGGGGATCAACTCTGCATGGCCGCGCACAGGTACCTACGATTACACACAGGCGGTAGAATCAGCCGACCAGACCCTGTCCGATCCCGATGCCGTGGTGTGGTACCACCGCAACGAACACTCGACCTATCCGCTGACGCTCGACCTGATGGAACTGCATTCGCTCGCGTCCCGGTTCGACGATCCGCTGCTGCACCGAACTTTCGGGGTGCGGATGAGCGGCGCGGGATTCGTCAAGCGATCGCCGCTGGAGATCGCCACCGCCTGGCCGGTCAAGCATTTCGACCTGCGGCTGGTAACCTGTACCGCACAAACACCCGATATCGCGACCTGGGAACAGCAGCTCCGGGCAACCGAGCGGAGTGCGGCAAACGGCAGGAAGGCTCTGGCAGCCAACCGGCAATGGTGGAAAAATTTCTGGGACAAAAGCTTCATCTTCGTCGAAACGCCGGACATAGACACGGGATTCCGCATCACACAATCCTATTTGCTGCAAAG
This window encodes:
- a CDS encoding S8 family serine peptidase, which gives rise to MLGNCTKDTLPGTDTTTPPSLETDTGAEAFEGWIRVKFKSGNDEIAPVVTKSGALSTGLASVDNAALALGARQMKRVFPPAGRFEERTRKEGLHLWYDLYFDESIPVSKAVSDFRQLPEVAVAEPIYKASLIHPSAPVEVSETTTISRASQNAPYNDPLLSNQWHYDNDGTLPDALAGADINLFRAWEITQGSPEVIVAVVDGGVDYAHEDLQGNVVNPAELNGQPGIDDDGNGYIDDFYGWNFIEDNNQIEVDNHGTHVAGTIAAENNNGIGVCGVAGGHGNHTGTRIISCQIFGTRNGQEVSGNSAPAIKYAADAGAVICQNSWGYTNATSMPRSDQEAIEYFIKYAGTDENGNQTGPMKGGIVIFAAGNEDLDYKTYPACYENVLSVAAIAPDFTKSWYSNYADWVDIAAPGGTYTSGGKYATECAVYSTITNNKYGYLQGTSMACPHVSGIAALIVSKFAAPGFTPDQVWAHLTKRTRAIGLYNPSYLNKLGSGLADAYMALAEDQGIAPEKVARLECSQTAGAMAVTWPVSADEDDGTADHYLLYWNTVPLENFDPDNPPAGTQSASVPGTRNLQPGESMSHTLTGIAGETRYYVAIIASDAWGNRSAATTTSVVTPVNEPPVITRESGDGIIAVGYNQTRSVTFRLSDPEGYGCTYTLDDPSGSSTSKEENGRVRITITNYKRPPGTYTMRLTATDLGGAVTTLDIPLTLEANQPPQLTAPLENVYFSSLQEVQTLYFSSNFSDERGAAAITYTLDYDDQALYITPQNRGFKIAPLRYGPAEVTVTARDEEGLTSTASFQVMSRDYTREVDLYPNPVQDKLSIRMGKEVSGEIRIRAVAPSGQIVWDGQAAISPFAPASVDLSALSGGSYTLWIEYQGSKISRNIIKL
- a CDS encoding PorV/PorQ family protein, translated to MTRSIFIPGITLLTTLLCTLPAPAQTGSGSFLEIVPDAPSAGMGGTGTALPANAFSVFHNPAQTPLTEKQGEVGYNIAPWLRDLGTGRIQHTVGGFYRLGDKQALSAGVRLLTLPSSDLTDDYGNQLRTTHPYDLSVNVGYSRTVARNLAVGATVGYIRSSLGENLSANGVAFDAGAYYRHAIRGLGGESNWALGLTLDNMGTALDYGGGSAPLPWKLQLGAAATLEFSPRHRLEATAEGGYRFRPSGNRSLSGGVGAGYTFARLATVRAGYHFGDQEKGDPRYTSFGCGIHFYHFHLDAAYWLSGTDSPVRNTWMLSLRIDLGRRSRP
- a CDS encoding mechanosensitive ion channel family protein; this translates as MKNAFTQEVNQLLVKLGLHPNAADLLDRLVIIVIILLIAWLADLFCRFVIVGGIGHIIKHTKAKWDDVLLHPQVLRKLTYLIPVLIVYMLLPLALSDKAEILGWLRKLCIIYGIVVVLVFINIFLKVLFGIFRNQEAFRDKPLKGLVQIMQVGLVCIGIILTISTLLNISPLHLLAGLGASAAILMLIFKDSILGFVSGIQLSINDMLRAGDWISMPKYDVDGTVLDVSLTTVKIENFDNTVTTIPPYTLTSDSFKNWRAMSESGGRRVMRSVNIDINSVRFCTPEMLEKYKRFALVRDYIEQEENKLETQRAKLNLDPATTFDTLRQSNIGIFRAYLNLYLKNLKVVNHDLTCMVRQLQPTETGIPIQLYFFSNIKEWVAYEGVQADVFDHVMSVIREFDLYIYQGFSGQDLQQSISGTGFATAPAPSRSSALSSAQATVTPADSSGTSPAEISRPAPPETKSPSSSDPSPART
- a CDS encoding 3-keto-disaccharide hydrolase, whose amino-acid sequence is MNRLFPPVTLLAFCLCTGATAQTAAKTSATPSPKTAPAVVTPAPGDVLIPAPSDAQVLFDGKDLAQWCRKDGSPAAWTVENGDMVVKAKSGNIQTKRNFGDCQLHIEWCTPENVSDTGQLRSNSGVFLQSLYEVQILDSYLNDTYWNGQAGSIYKQYAPLVNATKAPGQWNVYDIIYTAPRFNADGSLLSAARITVLQNGVLVQNNTTIKGTTFLEHPAYTAHGDAPIMLQDHGNAVRFRNIWIREL